TACATGCCCAACAAAAAGCCCTGACCGTTGAGGATATATTCAAGTCGCGGCAGTACGCATTAAAATCTTTAAGCGGCGTCCATTGGCTGCCAGATAGCAGGGCCTTGCTGTTTACGCAAAAAGAAGAAAACCGCATCGTCAAACATGAGGTTGAGACCGGCGAAGAAAGCGTCTGGCTTGAATTGGAAGACATTGTGGACCCGCACACAGGCAAAGCGCTTAAACTTTTTAGCTATCGGCTTTCAAAAGACGGTCAAAAAATCCTTTTTAAAACCGATGCAAAGCGTGTGTGGCGCCGCTATGATGAAGCCCGTTTTCTGGTTTATGACCTGCGGAAAAAACAAATCAAAGCCGTTTTTAATGATTCCACGCGTGTGCGGCATGCAAAACTTTCGCCGGATGGCCAGTGGGTTGGTTTTGTTTTTGAGAACAATATTTATGTTCAAAATCTGAAAGACAATACGATCAGGCAAATCACCCACGATGGATCGCAGGTGATTCTCAATGGCAAATTCGATTGGGTGTACGAGGAAGAATTCGGCCAGTCGGATGGTTGGCGCTGGGCGCCGGATTCCAGAAAGATCGCCTTCTGGCGCATTGATCAGAGCAATGAGCCAACTTTTAGCTGGACTGAATTCGACGGTAAGTACGGCTCGGTTAGAACCATCCACTATCCTAAAGCAGGCGATGCTAACGCCATCGTAAAAATCGGCGTGTACCATTTAGAAAATGAAAAGACCGTCTGGATGGACCTCGGACAGGAAACGGATATCTACATTCCGCGCATTTTGTGGACCAGCGATCCGCAAACTCTGGCTATTCAACGCTTGAATCGCTTGCAAAATCATCTGGAACTTTTACTGGCAGATGTAGCCGACGGCCGAACGAAGGTGGTTTTGACGGACGAAGATTCCTGCTGGGTGGATGTGCGCAACGATTTGCAGTTTCTAAAAACCAGAAAACAATTTATCTGGACTTCGGAACGCGATGGCTACCGACACATTTACCTGTATGATTTAAACGGCCGTTTAATAAAGCAATTGACGAGCGGGCCATGGGAAGTAACCCGCGTGCTGGGCGTTGATGAGCAAAAAGGGAGCGTTTATTTTACGGCTAATAAGGGCAATACGATCGAAAACCATATCTTTTCGATCGATTTAGACGGTTCAAATATGAAACAATTAGACAATGAAAGCGGAACGCATCGCGCTCTGTTTTCGCCAGACTGGAAGTACTTTATTGACACCTATTCTTCCGCACACCAACCGCCCGTTCAGGTTTTAAAGACGGCTGACGGTAAGGCGGTGCGCGCTTTGCTCGAAAATAAGCTGGACATTTTTGAGGATGTGCAACTGGCCTT
This sequence is a window from Caldithrix abyssi DSM 13497. Protein-coding genes within it:
- a CDS encoding S9 family peptidase; protein product: MKLIFKALVLLSFFSLQLLHAQQKALTVEDIFKSRQYALKSLSGVHWLPDSRALLFTQKEENRIVKHEVETGEESVWLELEDIVDPHTGKALKLFSYRLSKDGQKILFKTDAKRVWRRYDEARFLVYDLRKKQIKAVFNDSTRVRHAKLSPDGQWVGFVFENNIYVQNLKDNTIRQITHDGSQVILNGKFDWVYEEEFGQSDGWRWAPDSRKIAFWRIDQSNEPTFSWTEFDGKYGSVRTIHYPKAGDANAIVKIGVYHLENEKTVWMDLGQETDIYIPRILWTSDPQTLAIQRLNRLQNHLELLLADVADGRTKVVLTDEDSCWVDVRNDLQFLKTRKQFIWTSERDGYRHIYLYDLNGRLIKQLTSGPWEVTRVLGVDEQKGSVYFTANKGNTIENHIFSIDLDGSNMKQLDNESGTHRALFSPDWKYFIDTYSSAHQPPVQVLKTADGKAVRALLENKLDIFEDVQLAFPEFLTFETSDGVSLNARIIKPVDFDPQKKYPVLIYGYGGPGSQLVRNAWGRNILWYTLLTQKGYIIFTVDNRGTGGRGKAFKNLAYGDIGKYALKDHIEAAKYLAKLPYVDESRIGIWGWSGGGYLTLMCMTKGAEYFKAGIAVAPVADFRLYDTIWTERYMGLPQTNQAGYDSTSVLTYVDRYKGGLLIVHGASDDNVHMQNTMQVIKQLQLQGKQFRLMIYPGLNHSLQGAGAHYHLYKMMTDFIVENL